Proteins encoded by one window of Crassostrea angulata isolate pt1a10 chromosome 9, ASM2561291v2, whole genome shotgun sequence:
- the LOC128163426 gene encoding uncharacterized protein LOC128163426 → MLTLAKLKASKGNKPYSQPLKVKVCGVSSTARYQVESGEKKEYCVIGIADHSMAMKATLYDISKKANLDEGTSVIVMNYIHKTEPTEGIIITKNTKVMKTSDVDVPTEIQRQGALIANPPPAETLTIKQVKRSPIKSLVSVKGTVISEDITKTVKVKGNDVQVKSVTIKDDTDTVKVSLWRDLTSTSGVGKYLCFTDVVVTSFNEETSVSTTSKTSIKECEPPVSSVEGTIIAYEDLDNAFSILIQEEEDKYTTFEVEKCQMILALDCKEEELVSNLKIRMPLTCLCKVKNGNVEEISLQ, encoded by the exons ATGCTGACTTTAGCCAAGTTAAAGGCTAGCAAAGGGAACAAACCATACTCTCAGCCATTAAAGGTAAAAGTTTGTGGAGTAAGCAGTACTGCTCGATATCAAGTAGAGAGTGGAGAGAAAAAAGAATACTGTGTCATTGGAATTGCAGACCACAGCATGGCCATGAAGGCAACTCTGTATGACATCAGCAAGAAAGCAAATCTTGATGAAGGCACATCAGTGATAGTGATGAACTACATACATAAAACTGAGCCTACTGAAGGGATAATCATCACCAAAAATACCAAGGTCATGAAGACCTCTGATGTTGATGTTCCTACTGAAATTCAAAGACAGGGGGCATTGATTGCCAACCCCCCACCTGCTGAAACGTTGACCATAAAACAGGTCAAAAGGTCCCCGATTAAGTCCCTTGTGTCAGTGAAGGGAACAGTTATATCT GAGGACATCACAAAAACAGTTAAAGTTAAGGGCAACGATGTCCAGGTAAAATCAGTAACAATAAAGGATGACACAGACACTGTCAAAGTGTCCCTTTGGAGGGACTTGACATCAACATCAGGAGTTGGCAAATACCTCTGCTTTACAGATGTTGTAGTAACATCCTTTAATGAGGAAACATCAGTTTCCACTACATCGAAAACATCAATTAAG GAGTGTGAGCCACCCGTATCGAGCGTAGAGGGCACCATTATTGCATATGAAGATTTAGATAATGCGTTCTCTATTCTTAttcaagaagaagaagataaGTATACAACTTTTGAAGTTGAAAAGTGTCAAATGATATTGGCATTAGACTGCAAAGAAGAAGAACTAGTGAGCAACTTGAAGATTAGAATGCCTTTGACATGTTTATGTAAGGTCAAAAATGGAAATGTGGAGGAAATCAGTTTGCAGTAA